Within the Deinococcus aerolatus genome, the region TCAGACGGCGGACAGCGCATGGGAAGGAGTGGGCGCGGTCTTCGGGACCACGCTGGGCGGCTGGACCTACCCCGACAATCTGGTGAGGGCGATGCGGCTGATCGTGGAATGGTCAACCCAGCGCGGCTGGAACTGCAGACCGACAAGCGGTCAGTCTGGCAGGGCGTGCCACGCGAGAGAAGCTGGCGGCTCTGATGGCAGCAATACAGGGCAGGGAACAGCGGCCCAACATCTCCCCCATAGCCTGCGCTACACCGTCGCCACGCTGGCCCTGCGCGGCGACGCGCCGGTGGAGGTGGTGTCCAAGGTCCT harbors:
- a CDS encoding tyrosine-type recombinase/integrase, coding for MRLEEIETGDARTTNSQRDIHPPASVVAVLRDHRTTQERDRQTADSAWEGVGAVFGTTLGGWTYPDNLVRAMRLIVEWSTQRGWNCRPTSGQSGRACHAREAGGSDGSNTGQGTAAQHLPHSLRYTVATLALRGDAPVEVVSKVLGHARVSITLDVYRHVMDNERRALVVDLFHTPPAVSGFSLPALT